The Balneola sp. MJW-20 genome window below encodes:
- the ruvB gene encoding Holliday junction branch migration DNA helicase RuvB yields MQNPLLNPSDKETVFEQTVRPASLEEFIGQRKVINNLSVFIRAALQRGDALDHVILSGPPGLGKTTLSHIIAHEMGVQIRPTTGPVLEKPGDLAGMLTNLEEGDILFIDEIHRLNPVIEEYLYSAMEDFKLDIVIDSGPNARSIQIELNHFTLVGATTRKGLLTAPLRARFGIDMRLDYYDVELLQRIALRTSGIMGMEITDSGAHEIARRSRGTPRIVNKLLRRTRDFAQVEGKDRIDDAIADKALNALDVDQSGLDEMDIRLLRAIIENYRGGPVGLGTLGVAVGEDKGTIEEVYEPYLIKEGFLQRTPKGRIVTRKAYEYLGISPDTASKDLFNS; encoded by the coding sequence GTGCAGAACCCTCTTTTAAATCCCTCCGATAAAGAAACCGTATTTGAACAAACGGTTCGTCCGGCTTCACTGGAAGAGTTCATCGGACAAAGGAAGGTTATTAACAACCTGAGTGTATTTATCAGGGCGGCTTTGCAGCGCGGTGATGCGCTGGACCACGTCATACTTTCAGGTCCTCCCGGGCTGGGTAAAACGACACTCTCCCATATTATTGCGCATGAGATGGGTGTTCAGATACGCCCGACTACCGGGCCCGTTCTGGAAAAACCGGGAGATCTTGCCGGGATGTTGACGAACCTCGAAGAAGGTGATATTCTTTTTATTGATGAGATCCACCGCTTAAACCCTGTCATTGAAGAGTATCTGTATTCGGCTATGGAGGATTTCAAACTGGATATCGTGATCGACTCCGGTCCGAATGCCCGCAGTATTCAGATCGAGCTCAATCATTTTACCCTTGTCGGCGCTACGACCCGTAAGGGGTTGCTTACCGCACCACTCCGTGCACGATTTGGTATAGATATGCGCCTGGATTACTACGATGTGGAATTATTGCAACGGATCGCATTGAGGACTTCAGGAATTATGGGAATGGAGATCACGGACTCCGGTGCTCACGAGATCGCACGACGGAGCCGGGGCACACCCAGGATCGTTAACAAGCTTCTGAGACGAACACGTGATTTCGCTCAGGTAGAAGGTAAAGACCGTATTGATGACGCCATCGCTGATAAGGCTCTGAATGCTTTGGATGTGGATCAAAGCGGGCTGGATGAAATGGATATACGATTATTAAGAGCCATAATAGAAAATTATCGGGGAGGCCCCGTCGGGCTGGGTACACTTGGCGTGGCTGTAGGGGAAGACAAGGGGACCATTGAAGAGGTTTATGAACCCTATCTGATCAAAGAAGGATTTCTGCAGCGAACCCCGAAGGGAAGGATCGTGACCCGGAAAGCCTACGAGTACCTGGGAAT
- the ppk1 gene encoding polyphosphate kinase 1 — MKRSSLSPDEFTFKTVSEQKLKSAKAKTNKKKNEILKKKGMHKDPRTTDLRIFGSDYFINYELSWLQFNFRVLAEADNDSNKLLERVKFVAIVCSNLDEFFQKRVGGLKRQLMAGVKDLSVDGMTPSDQLKAVRNDVQNMIEQYRSIYFDTLKPKLAEKGIKIKEYAELTDYQKKVCDRYFQKQIYPIVTPLAVDESHPFPFISNKSLSFAIELKNPRSNETLFARLKVPSNRPRFVQVHRRGSKVILVPLEEILSTKMDQFFPGMEVISAHTFRVTRNASLDRNEEEAEDLLETIEDELRERKFAEIVRLEVDASMPHHVKKYLIKNLNLSWNDVYEMKGTIGLADLMEIATIKGFSRLKSRNWKPVLHPSLRHEVDEEMPSIFQVIKEGDFMVHHPYHSFELSTQRFLEEAANDPNVLAIKQTLYRTSADSPLMHSLMNAAEEGKQIAVLVEIKARFDEERNINWAQKLENYGVHVAYGIPGLKIHTKMTMVVREESDGLRTYCHLGTGNYHPDTAQLYEDFGYFTCDPQITSDVTDLFNLLTGYAPDQEFEKLLVAPKYLRKRMAEYISFETQEAREGRTGRIIAKMNSLEDPLMIQKLYEASQAGVEIDLIVRGVCRLIPGKEGLSENIRVHSVIGRFLEHSRIFYFRHGGEHMYAIGSADLMHRNLDARVETVTPIEPEELKEYLQYIFNLILRDNIQRWTLNADGTWSRVERKKGEDKISTHKVLMSHIKNSLPPIPQQSRK; from the coding sequence ATGAAGAGATCGTCACTATCACCGGATGAATTTACTTTCAAAACTGTTTCGGAGCAAAAACTGAAGTCTGCAAAAGCAAAGACCAATAAGAAGAAGAATGAGATCCTCAAAAAGAAGGGGATGCATAAAGACCCCAGAACTACCGACCTGAGGATCTTTGGCAGCGACTATTTTATAAATTACGAACTGAGCTGGCTTCAATTTAACTTCAGAGTACTCGCAGAAGCAGATAATGACAGCAACAAGCTACTGGAGCGAGTGAAATTTGTAGCCATCGTTTGTTCTAACCTGGATGAGTTTTTCCAGAAGCGGGTTGGCGGGCTGAAAAGACAGCTTATGGCGGGAGTAAAAGATCTGAGTGTGGACGGAATGACCCCTTCCGATCAGCTCAAGGCAGTGCGGAATGACGTTCAGAATATGATCGAACAGTACCGCAGCATTTATTTTGATACCCTTAAGCCAAAACTGGCTGAAAAAGGGATAAAGATAAAAGAATATGCCGAATTGACGGATTATCAGAAGAAAGTCTGTGACCGATATTTTCAGAAGCAGATCTATCCAATTGTAACACCGCTTGCGGTAGACGAATCCCATCCCTTTCCATTTATATCGAATAAGAGTCTGTCATTTGCCATAGAGCTCAAGAACCCCCGAAGCAATGAGACCTTATTTGCGAGGCTGAAAGTGCCCTCTAACCGCCCGAGATTTGTACAGGTCCACCGAAGAGGCAGCAAGGTCATTCTTGTTCCTCTGGAAGAAATTCTTAGCACGAAGATGGACCAGTTCTTTCCGGGGATGGAGGTCATCTCAGCTCACACCTTTAGAGTTACAAGAAATGCTTCACTCGATCGCAATGAAGAAGAAGCAGAGGATCTGCTGGAAACCATAGAAGACGAGCTAAGAGAACGAAAGTTTGCAGAGATCGTAAGGCTGGAAGTGGATGCGAGTATGCCGCATCATGTTAAGAAGTACCTGATCAAAAACCTGAATCTCAGCTGGAATGATGTATATGAGATGAAGGGAACCATTGGTCTGGCCGATCTGATGGAAATTGCTACGATCAAGGGATTTTCCCGTCTTAAATCCAGGAACTGGAAGCCGGTACTGCACCCTTCCCTGCGCCATGAAGTAGATGAAGAGATGCCCAGCATTTTTCAGGTAATTAAAGAGGGTGATTTTATGGTCCATCACCCTTACCACAGTTTTGAGTTATCAACTCAGCGGTTTCTGGAAGAAGCAGCGAATGATCCGAATGTTCTGGCGATAAAACAGACCTTATATCGTACTTCAGCAGACTCTCCGCTCATGCATTCACTGATGAATGCTGCTGAAGAAGGAAAACAGATCGCGGTTCTGGTAGAGATTAAGGCCCGTTTTGACGAGGAAAGAAACATAAACTGGGCTCAAAAACTGGAAAATTATGGGGTCCACGTAGCCTATGGCATTCCCGGACTAAAGATCCACACGAAGATGACCATGGTGGTCCGGGAGGAGAGTGATGGGCTAAGAACTTATTGCCACCTGGGTACCGGTAACTACCACCCGGATACGGCTCAGCTATATGAAGATTTCGGTTATTTTACCTGTGACCCTCAGATCACTTCCGATGTGACCGACCTTTTTAACCTGCTAACCGGATATGCACCGGATCAGGAATTTGAGAAACTTCTTGTAGCTCCCAAATATCTGCGGAAGCGAATGGCCGAATATATAAGTTTCGAGACCCAAGAGGCCCGAGAAGGAAGAACCGGCAGGATCATAGCTAAGATGAATAGCCTTGAGGACCCGCTCATGATCCAGAAACTGTACGAGGCCTCCCAGGCCGGAGTGGAGATCGACCTAATTGTACGCGGTGTCTGTCGTCTGATACCCGGGAAAGAAGGCCTAAGTGAAAATATCCGGGTTCATTCTGTAATAGGCCGGTTTTTGGAACATTCCCGAATCTTCTATTTCAGGCACGGTGGAGAGCATATGTATGCGATCGGCTCAGCAGACCTGATGCATCGTAACCTGGATGCGAGAGTGGAAACCGTGACGCCGATCGAACCGGAAGAGCTTAAGGAGTATCTGCAATATAT